One Streptococcus sp. S1 DNA window includes the following coding sequences:
- a CDS encoding helix-turn-helix domain-containing protein — MKEIGAVFRQIRESRHISLEEATGGEFSRSMLSRFERGENDLTTQRFFQALQQIKTSLSEFSHLAGIDQHSFIPKLLKEHYENMSLEHDQALYQSYQQAYQKYQKKEDFLASIILKAKILGLYPEVELAASQEELDFLYDYLFSVMVWGNFELSLFSLTSPLFSSQLYRQYTEELVQREDFKLLLDSSRPAINSIFLNGFFLAISSNEFEDASFFDHLINDHFYSENEAYLRTVYLYAKGEFLYRKGEKEIGLEKMEQAIQVLSILDCKDSANYYKQGLRELINKS; from the coding sequence ATGAAAGAAATCGGAGCTGTTTTTCGGCAAATACGTGAAAGTCGCCACATCTCTCTAGAGGAGGCTACGGGTGGCGAATTTTCGCGCTCCATGCTATCTCGATTTGAAAGAGGAGAAAATGACCTGACGACGCAACGGTTTTTTCAGGCTTTGCAACAGATCAAAACCAGCCTCAGTGAGTTTTCTCATCTAGCAGGAATCGATCAGCACTCCTTTATCCCCAAATTGTTGAAAGAGCACTATGAAAACATGAGCTTGGAACACGATCAAGCCTTGTACCAAAGCTACCAGCAAGCCTATCAGAAATATCAGAAAAAAGAAGACTTCTTAGCCAGCATTATTCTCAAGGCCAAAATACTTGGCTTATATCCTGAGGTAGAGTTGGCTGCTAGCCAAGAGGAACTAGATTTCCTCTATGACTACCTCTTCTCTGTCATGGTCTGGGGAAATTTTGAGTTAAGCCTATTTTCACTGACCTCTCCTCTTTTCTCTAGTCAGCTCTATCGACAATACACAGAGGAGTTGGTCCAACGGGAGGATTTCAAGCTTCTCCTAGATTCCTCTCGTCCTGCCATCAATTCTATTTTCCTTAATGGCTTCTTTCTCGCCATTAGTTCAAATGAATTTGAAGATGCATCTTTTTTTGACCACCTAATTAACGACCACTTTTACTCTGAGAACGAAGCCTACCTTCGGACGGTTTATCTCTACGCCAAAGGAGAATTTCTCTATCGAAAGGGAGAAAAAGAAATCGGTCTTGAAAAGATGGAACAGGCCATCCAGGTTCTCTCTATTCTGGATTGTAAGGACAGTGCCAACTACTACAAACAGGGCCTGCGAGAACTGATCAATAAATCCTAA
- a CDS encoding YceD family protein has product MNLFTQEIRKNPEGLAFDQELDLLKELQKRNPEILDLKNVTATGRVAYDTGLYVLDYQLSYTIVLASSRSMEPVELQESYPVTEVFAEDVQSDADIEALEEDLILPIEGGKIDLSESVADNILLNIPLKVLTPEEEAGQGFIEGNDWKILSEEEYQAAQAIKKEENSPFAGLNGLFDEE; this is encoded by the coding sequence ATGAACCTATTTACACAAGAAATCCGTAAAAATCCTGAAGGACTAGCCTTTGATCAAGAGTTGGATTTGCTCAAAGAATTGCAAAAGCGTAATCCAGAAATTCTTGATTTAAAGAATGTGACTGCGACAGGACGAGTAGCCTATGATACAGGCCTCTATGTCTTGGATTACCAGTTGAGCTATACCATCGTTTTGGCATCTAGCCGAAGCATGGAGCCTGTTGAGCTTCAAGAGAGCTATCCTGTAACAGAGGTGTTTGCGGAGGATGTACAGTCTGACGCAGATATCGAGGCCCTAGAGGAAGACTTGATCCTTCCAATCGAAGGTGGGAAGATTGACCTGAGTGAGAGTGTAGCGGATAATATTCTGCTCAATATTCCTCTCAAGGTTCTCACTCCAGAAGAAGAGGCTGGACAAGGTTTTATCGAAGGCAATGATTGGAAAATCCTATCCGAAGAAGAATACCAAGCCGCTCAAGCGATTAAGAAAGAAGAAAACAGTCCTTTCGCCGGTCTAAATGGCTTGTTTGACGAAGAATAA
- a CDS encoding MFS transporter, which yields MKLLARNKIFALLSLSRFLNTLGAAIYNLVFVVFAASMPQPSLAVGIANLIVFIPSLFTIFVGMKADRTKKKANWLIRIGYLQAILFILIALMTKIPGYLAFSIVCFLNIVSDCLSDYRGGLQLPIMKKNILDEDLMEAYSFNQLLSMVCSISGQALGVWLLAISHQNFALVASINAVTFLLSSTCLLMRKKQLTHAPVIEPKSKKSLVHDCQEMYQNAKSIFADEEVHHFGKLLFSLVLINALGGSISGIYNLQLLHSPFFQLSFSQSLLILEAVTILSMVWASLTPHDYFSKQSLHHILLWIAGGLTMLGLTNILVHWDILSLLLITFLGYLVAKINPKVSSLLMSKLPAEKLASTSSFLGLMVSFAMPLGTALFSSLAIWSLPLAWGTFAMLGFTTLLLTTK from the coding sequence ATGAAACTCTTAGCTCGTAATAAAATTTTTGCCTTACTCAGCCTTTCTCGCTTTTTGAATACCCTTGGTGCTGCCATCTACAATCTGGTCTTTGTGGTCTTTGCTGCCAGTATGCCGCAACCGAGCCTGGCAGTTGGCATTGCCAATCTAATTGTATTTATTCCTAGCCTCTTTACCATTTTTGTTGGTATGAAGGCTGACCGCACGAAGAAAAAAGCTAACTGGTTGATCCGCATTGGCTATCTTCAAGCCATCCTCTTCATCCTTATTGCTCTCATGACCAAGATTCCGGGTTACCTAGCCTTTTCGATTGTTTGCTTTTTAAACATTGTTTCAGATTGTTTGAGTGATTATCGCGGAGGCTTGCAACTCCCCATCATGAAAAAGAACATCCTCGACGAGGATTTGATGGAGGCCTATTCCTTCAACCAACTGCTTAGCATGGTCTGTTCGATTTCTGGACAAGCTCTAGGAGTTTGGCTGTTAGCTATCAGCCATCAAAATTTTGCCCTGGTCGCTTCGATCAATGCCGTGACTTTTCTCCTGTCTTCCACTTGTCTCCTGATGAGAAAAAAGCAGCTGACACATGCTCCCGTCATTGAGCCCAAAAGTAAGAAATCTTTGGTACACGATTGCCAAGAGATGTACCAGAACGCAAAAAGTATTTTTGCAGATGAGGAGGTTCACCACTTTGGCAAGTTGCTCTTCTCATTGGTTCTCATCAATGCCCTAGGGGGATCCATCTCTGGTATCTACAATTTGCAACTGCTTCACTCCCCCTTCTTTCAGTTGAGTTTTAGCCAATCCCTCTTGATCTTAGAGGCTGTGACTATTTTAAGCATGGTCTGGGCTAGCTTGACACCCCATGACTATTTTTCCAAACAATCGCTCCATCATATCCTCCTGTGGATCGCAGGTGGGCTGACCATGCTTGGGCTCACAAATATCCTGGTACACTGGGACATTCTTTCTCTTCTACTCATCACTTTCCTTGGTTATCTTGTAGCAAAAATCAACCCAAAAGTTTCCAGTCTTTTAATGAGCAAATTACCTGCTGAAAAATTAGCTTCTACCTCTAGCTTTTTAGGACTGATGGTCAGCTTTGCCATGCCACTTGGGACAGCTCTCTTTTCTAGTCTAGCTATCTGGAGCCTTCCCCTAGCTTGGGGGACCTTTGCCATGCTTGGTTTCACTACCCTCCTCTTAACAACCAAATAA
- a CDS encoding response regulator transcription factor, translating to MVKRVLLVENEKQIARFIDLELQKEGYQVDVVEDGKAGLALIAATKYDLILFNYDLSDMSGETFAEEISRIRPASVLIVLDSREKIAEHKESIQRFAVSYMVKPFIISDLVDKITAIFRGRDYIDQHCSQMKIPTSYRNLRIDVEHHTVYRGKDMISLTRREYDLLATLMGSKGVVTRDQLLESVWKYESTGETNIVDVYIRYLRGKIDLPGQKSYIKTVRGIGYAMQDELE from the coding sequence ATGGTCAAACGAGTTCTACTAGTAGAAAATGAGAAGCAAATCGCTCGCTTCATTGATTTGGAACTTCAAAAAGAAGGGTACCAAGTTGATGTGGTCGAGGATGGAAAAGCGGGTCTGGCTTTGATTGCTGCGACCAAATATGATCTGATCTTGTTTAATTACGATTTGTCAGATATGTCTGGTGAAACATTCGCAGAGGAAATCAGTCGGATTCGCCCAGCTTCTGTTTTGATTGTTTTGGATAGCCGCGAAAAAATTGCTGAGCACAAAGAGAGTATTCAGCGCTTTGCCGTTTCCTATATGGTTAAACCCTTTATTATCAGCGATTTGGTAGATAAGATCACAGCAATTTTTAGAGGACGTGATTATATTGACCAACATTGTAGCCAGATGAAAATCCCAACATCATACCGCAATTTGCGCATTGATGTGGAACACCATACCGTCTATCGTGGGAAAGACATGATTAGTTTAACCCGCAGAGAGTATGATCTCTTAGCGACTCTGATGGGAAGCAAAGGGGTGGTGACACGAGATCAGTTGTTGGAAAGTGTCTGGAAGTATGAGAGTACAGGTGAGACTAATATCGTTGACGTTTATATCCGTTATCTCCGTGGGAAAATTGATCTACCCGGT
- the gndA gene encoding NADP-dependent phosphogluconate dehydrogenase, with protein sequence MTKANFGVVGMAVMGRNLALNIESRGYTVAIFNRSKEKTEDVIACHPDKNFVPSYDIESFVNSIEKPRRIMLMVQAGPGTDATIQALLPHLDKGDILIDGGNTFYKDTIRRNEELANSGINFIGTGVSGGEKGALEGPSIMPGGQKEAYDLVADVLEEISAKAPEDGKPCVTYIGPDGAGHYVKMVHNGIEYGDMQLIAESYDLMQHLLGLSAEDMAEIFTEWNKGELDSYLIEITADILKRKDDEGQDGPIVDYILDAAGNKGTGKWTSQSALDLGVPLSLITESVFARYISAYKEERVHASKVLPKPAAFKFEGDKAELIEKIRQALYFSKIISYAQGFAQLRVASKENNWNLPFADIASIWRDGCIIRSRFLQKITDAYNRDADLANLLLDEYFLDVTAKYQQSVRDIVALAVQAGVPVPTFSAAITYFDSYRSEDLPANLIQAQRDYFGAHTYQRKDKEGTFHYSWYDEK encoded by the coding sequence ATGACTAAAGCAAACTTTGGTGTTGTTGGTATGGCCGTAATGGGTCGTAACCTTGCCCTTAATATCGAATCTCGTGGCTACACAGTTGCCATTTTTAACCGTAGTAAAGAAAAAACAGAAGATGTGATTGCTTGCCATCCTGATAAAAACTTTGTGCCAAGCTATGATATCGAAAGCTTCGTAAACTCTATCGAAAAACCACGTCGTATCATGCTCATGGTTCAAGCAGGACCTGGTACAGACGCAACTATCCAAGCCCTTCTTCCACACTTGGACAAAGGTGACATCTTGATCGACGGAGGAAACACTTTCTATAAAGATACTATCCGTCGTAACGAAGAGTTGGCGAATTCAGGGATCAACTTTATTGGTACTGGTGTATCTGGTGGGGAAAAAGGCGCCCTTGAAGGTCCTTCAATCATGCCTGGTGGACAAAAAGAAGCGTATGACTTGGTAGCTGACGTTCTTGAAGAAATCTCTGCAAAAGCGCCTGAAGATGGAAAACCATGTGTGACTTACATCGGTCCTGATGGAGCTGGTCACTACGTGAAAATGGTCCACAACGGTATCGAGTACGGGGATATGCAATTGATCGCAGAAAGCTATGACCTCATGCAACACTTGCTTGGTCTTTCTGCAGAAGACATGGCTGAAATCTTCACTGAATGGAACAAGGGTGAATTGGACAGCTACTTGATCGAAATCACTGCTGATATCTTGAAACGCAAAGACGACGAAGGTCAAGATGGACCAATCGTAGACTACATCTTGGACGCTGCAGGAAACAAAGGAACTGGTAAATGGACTAGCCAATCAGCGCTTGACCTTGGTGTGCCATTGTCACTCATCACTGAGTCAGTATTTGCCCGTTACATCTCTGCCTACAAAGAAGAACGTGTACACGCTAGCAAGGTTCTTCCAAAACCAGCTGCATTCAAATTTGAAGGAGACAAGGCTGAGTTGATCGAAAAAATTCGTCAAGCCCTTTACTTCTCAAAAATCATCTCTTACGCACAAGGTTTTGCGCAATTGCGTGTTGCTTCTAAAGAAAACAACTGGAACTTGCCATTTGCGGACATCGCATCTATCTGGCGCGATGGATGTATCATCCGTTCTCGTTTCTTGCAAAAGATCACAGATGCTTACAACCGCGATGCAGATCTTGCTAACCTTCTATTGGATGAGTACTTCTTAGATGTTACTGCTAAGTACCAACAATCAGTTCGGGATATCGTAGCTCTTGCTGTTCAAGCTGGTGTACCCGTACCAACCTTCTCAGCAGCCATCACTTACTTTGATAGCTACCGTTCAGAGGATCTTCCAGCAAACTTGATCCAAGCACAACGTGACTACTTTGGTGCTCACACTTACCAACGTAAAGACAAAGAAGGTACCTTCCACTATTCTTGGTACGACGAAAAATAA
- a CDS encoding flotillin family protein — translation MDTLFIPGWLITGLIVAVIILILLVKGYVNAKPNEVVVITGLRKQRHLRGKAGFMIPFVEQRSYLDIEQFSTDVRTSEAVPTLDFINVRADAAVKLKIGTTDEMIARAAENFLNWNTTDISNSVQDVLEGNLREVIGQMELRKMVNDRQEFASKVQDNVAPDLAKMGLEVIAFTVQSFSDEGGVIDNLGIENVETIKKDALIAKAKAERERKEVEAEQDKLANDKRVAADLEIAQKQNELKLKQAALKQEADIAQAKADAAKGIEAEVQRREQERVAAEANIMKQEKEAEVKEREVKVREQELDANIRKQAEAEKYARQQAAEAELIERQRKAEAELFETQKEAEARKAQAEAEKFAQLQEAEAIEAKGRAEAEAIRLKLEAEAKGLDQKAEAMKKMQEAAITEMVVDKLPEIARAVAEPLTKVDKITMYGEGNASKMVGDIMQSIDQVSQGAGFDIRQLLAGALGVNMTVNKLKEGEQPVIEAEELASKED, via the coding sequence ATGGATACTTTATTTATTCCAGGTTGGTTGATTACCGGCCTAATAGTCGCAGTTATTATTTTGATTTTGCTTGTTAAAGGTTATGTGAACGCTAAACCCAACGAAGTCGTGGTCATTACCGGTCTTCGGAAGCAACGTCACTTGCGTGGGAAAGCTGGCTTTATGATTCCCTTTGTCGAACAACGCTCTTATCTTGATATTGAGCAATTCTCGACAGATGTTCGGACGTCAGAAGCAGTCCCAACATTGGACTTCATTAACGTCCGTGCCGATGCGGCTGTTAAATTAAAAATTGGTACAACCGATGAAATGATTGCCCGGGCTGCAGAAAACTTCTTGAACTGGAATACGACAGATATTTCCAACTCTGTTCAAGATGTCTTGGAAGGAAACCTGCGGGAAGTGATCGGTCAGATGGAACTACGTAAGATGGTCAATGACCGTCAAGAGTTTGCCTCAAAAGTGCAAGACAACGTAGCGCCAGACTTGGCTAAAATGGGTCTAGAAGTCATCGCCTTTACGGTTCAATCCTTCTCTGATGAAGGGGGAGTCATCGATAACCTCGGGATTGAAAATGTTGAAACCATTAAGAAAGATGCCTTGATTGCCAAAGCCAAAGCAGAACGCGAACGCAAGGAAGTCGAAGCAGAACAAGATAAATTGGCCAACGACAAACGCGTCGCTGCCGATCTTGAAATCGCGCAAAAACAAAACGAATTAAAACTCAAACAAGCAGCCCTCAAGCAAGAAGCAGATATTGCCCAAGCAAAAGCAGATGCCGCTAAAGGGATTGAGGCAGAAGTGCAACGTCGTGAACAAGAGCGCGTGGCAGCCGAAGCCAATATCATGAAACAGGAAAAAGAAGCGGAAGTCAAAGAGCGCGAAGTTAAGGTTCGTGAGCAAGAATTGGATGCCAACATCCGCAAACAAGCTGAAGCTGAAAAATATGCGCGTCAACAAGCTGCAGAAGCAGAATTGATCGAACGTCAACGCAAGGCGGAAGCAGAACTCTTCGAAACACAAAAAGAAGCCGAAGCTCGAAAAGCTCAAGCCGAAGCTGAGAAATTTGCCCAATTGCAAGAGGCCGAAGCTATTGAAGCCAAAGGTCGTGCCGAGGCTGAAGCCATTCGCTTGAAACTGGAAGCTGAAGCCAAAGGTTTGGACCAAAAGGCCGAAGCGATGAAGAAAATGCAAGAAGCAGCCATTACTGAAATGGTCGTTGACAAGTTGCCTGAAATTGCGCGTGCTGTCGCTGAACCATTAACCAAGGTAGATAAGATTACCATGTACGGGGAAGGCAATGCTTCTAAGATGGTGGGTGATATTATGCAAAGTATCGACCAAGTCTCTCAAGGAGCTGGATTTGATATTCGTCAATTGCTAGCAGGAGCTCTTGGGGTCAATATGACGGTCAATAAACTCAAAGAAGGAGAACAACCGGTCATTGAAGCAGAGGAGTTGGCTTCTAAAGAAGATTAA